The following are encoded together in the Citrus sinensis cultivar Valencia sweet orange chromosome 1, DVS_A1.0, whole genome shotgun sequence genome:
- the LOC102613316 gene encoding uncharacterized protein LOC102613316 isoform X1, translating into MEIDNAQNQQQEEEEDPFLGLIEYARSVLWPGEEEGGRDESGQDPNNTGSESRGPGWSWIASRILKTCIAYSSGVTVAILLSDLAQAWNEQHRVGAPKKRPEIVNQLKKHHRRTRLPNTVTIDSIYEKNFLSLTSVLETVVVDVYLLPGTNIYMLTLGDFWSSNTIDLYLHRRYYELVDPQNGILKKGREVFLTGCYLRTAREGCGSPRLLPTEYLVILLDEGQDHDAILLDFYSDSFSSISLDAFNNGVSYSFNARIESIGLLETQGEFDSIQRRQITLVDNDGAKMKFLLWGEQVLIANLFSIGSTLALDRPYIALETSDECCLEYGTATQLYLVPFIQQEEQVCVPLTQNRYQGSRLLSAVDPSQVPIVSQVTLPCDSQGSIDFSNYPFRPFIINLCDKMTGLSLYGVVIDIFHKENTPGVYSLKIEDTTGVITVKIHFADSWSLGRLGPGHVVYISDLTCSMTKQNRLEVLWSEKDAGASFVNLSCLPALLNSSCLHRSSCLSDLSNGASYMFLCRVWLDQIDSCFVNTRFAHALCGHFVNERPTGVFECSFCHIQCNAELVRTFHLKVTLADESTKVLAWCTGQTAIELLQISPNEFYELPEEEQIMYPSSLEGERFMVALVNCKRGHYESSDGITQETQASSWEITRALKWE; encoded by the exons ATGGAAATTGATAATGCACAAAATCagcaacaagaagaagaagaagatcctTTTCTTGGATTAATTGAATACGCAAGGTCAGTGTTATGGCCcggagaagaagaaggaggAAGAGATGAATCCGGACAAGATCCGAATAACACTGGATCCGAATCCCGTGGGCCTGGCTGGAGCTGGATCGCCTCTCGGATTCTTAAAACTTGTATCGCTTATTCCAGCGGAGTTACCGTTGCAATACTTCTCTCCGATCTCGCTCAG GCGTGGAATGAGCAGCACAGAGTAGGTGCACCGAAGAAGAGACCGGAGATTGTGAATCAGTTGAAAAAGCATCATCGGAGAACTAGGCTTCCGAACACCGTCACAATTGATTCTATATATGAgaagaattttttatcattaactAGCGTTTTAGAAACCGTTGTTGTTGATGTTTATCTTCTTCCAG GTACAAACATCTATATGCTTACATTGGGGGATTTTTGGAGCTCTAATACTATTGATCTTTATCTCCACCGCAG ATATTATGAGTTGGTGGATCCACAGAATGGGATTTTGAAGAAAGGGAGGGAAGTTTTCCTCACAGGATGCTATCTTCGAACTGCAAGAGAAGGATGTGGTAGTCCACGGCTGCTGCCAACAGAATATCTTGTAATATTGTTAGATGAG gGTCAGGATCACGATGCTATTCTGCTGGATTTTTATTCAGAttcattttcttccatttctcTTGATGCTTTCAACAATGGGGtttcttattcatttaatgCAAG GATTGAATCTATTGGATTACTGGAAACTCAGGGTGAGTTTGACAGCATACAGAGGAGGCAAATCACTCTTGTTGATAATGATGGTGCTAAGATGAAGTTTCTTTTGTGGGGTGAACAGGTTCTCATAGCCAACCTTTTCAG TATAGGAAGTACGCTTGCACTGGATAGACCATATATCGCTTTAGAAACAAGTGATGAGTGTTGCCTTGAGTATGGTACTGCAACACAATTATACCTAGTGCCTTTCATTCAACAGGAGGAGCAA GTATGTGTCCCATTGACACAAAATCGATATCAAGGTTCAAGGCTGCTTAGTGCAGTAGATCCTAGCCAGGTTCCCATAGTTTCCCAAGTGACCTTGCCCTGTGATTCTCAGGGGTCCATCGACTTCAGTAACTATCCTTTTCGT CCATTTATCATCAACCTTTGTGACAAGATGACTGGTTTAAGCCTCTATGGTGTTGTCATAGACATTTTTCACAAGGAAAATACTCCTGGAGTTTACTCTTTGAAAATTGAGGATACAACAGGAGTGATTACTGTAAAAATTCATTTCGCAGACTCTTG GTCATTGGGAAGACTAGGCCCTGGCCATGTGGTATATATATCTGACTTGACATGCTCTATGACAAAACAAAATCG CCTGGAAGTGCTATGGTCTGAGAAGGATGCCGGAGCTTCTTTTGTTAACCTAAGTTGCTTGCCTGCATTGCTAAACTCGTCTTGCCTTCATAGGTCATCATGCCTTTCTGATCTATCCAATGGCGCTAGCTACATGTTT CTATGTCGAGTTTGGCTTGATCAAATTGATAGCTGTTTCGTAAATACAAGATTTGCTCATGCCCTTTGTGGCCATTTTGTTAACGAGAGGCCTACCGGAGTTTTTGAATGCAGTTTCTGTCACATTCAATGTAATGCTGAACTTGTGCGCACTTTCCACTTGAAAGTCACTCTTGCAGATGAGAGTACCAAAGTTTTAGCTTGGTGTACTGGTCAAACTGCAATAGAGTTGCTGCAAATATCTCCCAATGAGTTCTATGAGTTGCCCGAG GAAGAACAAATAATGTACCCTTCTTCACTAGAGGGTGAAAGATTCATGGTAGCTTTAGTGAATTGCAAGAGGGGGCACTATGAGTCCAGTGACGGTATTACTCAAGAGACTCAGGCAAGTTCATGGGAGATCACTCGTGCACTTAAATGGGAGTGA
- the LOC102613316 gene encoding uncharacterized protein LOC102613316 isoform X2 — protein sequence MEIDNAQNQQQEEEEDPFLGLIEYARSVLWPGEEEGGRDESGQDPNNTGSESRGPGWSWIASRILKTCIAYSSGVTVAILLSDLAQAWNEQHRVGAPKKRPEIVNQLKKHHRRTRLPNTVTIDSIYEKNFLSLTSVLETVVVDVYLLPGTNIYMLTLGDFWSSNTIDLYLHRRYYELVDPQNGILKKGREVFLTGCYLRTAREGCGSPRLLPTEYLVILLDEGQDHDAILLDFYSDSFSSISLDAFNNGVSYSFNARIESIGLLETQGEFDSIQRRQITLVDNDGAKMKFLLWGEQVLIANLFSIGSTLALDRPYIALETSDECCLEYGTATQLYLVPFIQQEEQVCVPLTQNRYQGSRLLSAVDPSQVPIVSQVTLPCDSQGSIDFSNYPFRPFIINLCDKMTGLSLYGVVIDIFHKENTPGVYSLKIEDTTGVITVKIHFADSWSLGRLGPGHVVYISDLTCSMTKQNRLEVLWSEKDAGASFVNLSCLPALLNSSCLHRSSCLSDLSNGASYIYVEFGLIKLIAVS from the exons ATGGAAATTGATAATGCACAAAATCagcaacaagaagaagaagaagatcctTTTCTTGGATTAATTGAATACGCAAGGTCAGTGTTATGGCCcggagaagaagaaggaggAAGAGATGAATCCGGACAAGATCCGAATAACACTGGATCCGAATCCCGTGGGCCTGGCTGGAGCTGGATCGCCTCTCGGATTCTTAAAACTTGTATCGCTTATTCCAGCGGAGTTACCGTTGCAATACTTCTCTCCGATCTCGCTCAG GCGTGGAATGAGCAGCACAGAGTAGGTGCACCGAAGAAGAGACCGGAGATTGTGAATCAGTTGAAAAAGCATCATCGGAGAACTAGGCTTCCGAACACCGTCACAATTGATTCTATATATGAgaagaattttttatcattaactAGCGTTTTAGAAACCGTTGTTGTTGATGTTTATCTTCTTCCAG GTACAAACATCTATATGCTTACATTGGGGGATTTTTGGAGCTCTAATACTATTGATCTTTATCTCCACCGCAG ATATTATGAGTTGGTGGATCCACAGAATGGGATTTTGAAGAAAGGGAGGGAAGTTTTCCTCACAGGATGCTATCTTCGAACTGCAAGAGAAGGATGTGGTAGTCCACGGCTGCTGCCAACAGAATATCTTGTAATATTGTTAGATGAG gGTCAGGATCACGATGCTATTCTGCTGGATTTTTATTCAGAttcattttcttccatttctcTTGATGCTTTCAACAATGGGGtttcttattcatttaatgCAAG GATTGAATCTATTGGATTACTGGAAACTCAGGGTGAGTTTGACAGCATACAGAGGAGGCAAATCACTCTTGTTGATAATGATGGTGCTAAGATGAAGTTTCTTTTGTGGGGTGAACAGGTTCTCATAGCCAACCTTTTCAG TATAGGAAGTACGCTTGCACTGGATAGACCATATATCGCTTTAGAAACAAGTGATGAGTGTTGCCTTGAGTATGGTACTGCAACACAATTATACCTAGTGCCTTTCATTCAACAGGAGGAGCAA GTATGTGTCCCATTGACACAAAATCGATATCAAGGTTCAAGGCTGCTTAGTGCAGTAGATCCTAGCCAGGTTCCCATAGTTTCCCAAGTGACCTTGCCCTGTGATTCTCAGGGGTCCATCGACTTCAGTAACTATCCTTTTCGT CCATTTATCATCAACCTTTGTGACAAGATGACTGGTTTAAGCCTCTATGGTGTTGTCATAGACATTTTTCACAAGGAAAATACTCCTGGAGTTTACTCTTTGAAAATTGAGGATACAACAGGAGTGATTACTGTAAAAATTCATTTCGCAGACTCTTG GTCATTGGGAAGACTAGGCCCTGGCCATGTGGTATATATATCTGACTTGACATGCTCTATGACAAAACAAAATCG CCTGGAAGTGCTATGGTCTGAGAAGGATGCCGGAGCTTCTTTTGTTAACCTAAGTTGCTTGCCTGCATTGCTAAACTCGTCTTGCCTTCATAGGTCATCATGCCTTTCTGATCTATCCAATGGCGCTAGCTACAT CTATGTCGAGTTTGGCTTGATCAAATTGATAGCTGTTTCGTAA
- the LOC102620210 gene encoding peptidyl-prolyl cis-trans isomerase CYP21-4, which produces MARMKPQALLIQSKRKKGPTRISAKTIIICNLIVVLIVLCLVVTYRHWSHSQRSNEQIGNESSTVEDDAYAVSKKFDLPGHAVLNTSKGYIIVELFKDGSPETVDKFIDLCQKGYFKGMSFHHVIKNYVIQAGHSKDLAAADEWTSRGKIRSQLRTSPKHEAFMIGTVKSKDSKGFELYITTAPIPDLNDKLIVFGRVVKGEDVVQEIEEVDTDEHYQPKSDVGIINVTLKHAI; this is translated from the exons ATGGCGAGGATGAAACCGCAGGCTTTGTTAATTCAAAGCAAAAGGAAGAAGGGGCCTACACGAATCAGTGCCAAGACGATCATCATTTGCAATTTAATTGTCGTGTTGATAGTGTTGTGCTTAGTTGTCACATATAGACATTGGTCGCATTCACAAAG gtCAAATGAACAAATAGGGAATGAATCGTCAACCGTTGAG GATGATGCCTATGCGGTTTCAAAGAAGTTTGATCTTCCTGGCCATGCT GTTTTAAATACATCTAAAGGTTATATAATAGTGGAACTCTTCAAAGATGGTTCACCAGAAACCgtggataaatttattgacTTGTG TCAAAAGGGGTACTTCAAAGGTATGTCTTTCCATCATGTGATCAAAAACTATGTCATTCAAGCTGGGCATTCCAAGGATCTTGCAGCTGCTGATGAATGGACATCAAGAGGGAAGATCCGCAGTCAGCTGAGGACCAG TCCGAAGCATGAGGCGTTTATGATTGGAACTGTAAAATCTAAAGACAGCAAAGGATTTGAGCTATACATTACAACTGCACCAATACCAGATTTAAATGATAAGCTTATTGTGTTTGGACGAGTAGTGAAGGGTGAGGATGTGGTGCag GAAATTGAAGAGGTGGATACAGATGAGCACTATCAGCCTAAGTCAGATGTAGGGATCATCAATGTGACACTAAAGCATGCAATATGA